From one Rosa rugosa chromosome 4, drRosRugo1.1, whole genome shotgun sequence genomic stretch:
- the LOC133746407 gene encoding uncharacterized protein LOC133746407 isoform X1, with translation MSLVEVDNMVRQLDPTYEGQRIDYWYRIGSEDQTLTKLSTDLDAITMCCCVPSIRLVLLYLDHMELHGVYGDSLDEVYEMEVIFFSQAESGGVVIEELPDSPREIPPRPAKRNAGIVIREVQDIVPFQQMKAASIGPNDKGKEKVDERSNQNSSGIDFDDLHDIDILDFMQSYGGQGFEDNEEDEEDDGSDGNNDDDYNPELDDEDYDPYGIDDDDDDDVEGMEGSQGADGGKQTEDGVGTSSQLLVLGSRNAYADLEDNEDMFANVDSDEERMGPAVNSDGEPEDEFPEFNPKTDMKKPEFCKGMKFANVRILRAALREKAIQGGWEYVYLKNDKQRLRVICKEDDCPFELYASKMQHENTLMIKTYESEHKCTRKWNNTMVRSRYLTVKFKDKIQLNENWNTGSLAQTMSTKIKARVSKQMAYRAKRAALLELEGSIREQFARLADYGKELQRVDPATTIDIKCDFSHSSSQPIFKRMYICLGALKNGFKAGCRAVIGLDGAHLKSAFGGQLLTAVGIDANNTTWVIAYAMVENETKDSWIWFLQLLGKDLDMNDGGAGWTFISDKQKGLMPAFDEVVPLAHIRFCARHMWTNFTKLFPGKEMKDQMWKCAKATTMPFYLKEMEDMKQLNEKAYDWMKEPERPPKHWCRAFFNTAQLCDILINNLCESFNGWIRDARGKPPLSMFEEIRVKLMTRIQLRREKMQAYHGNICPKARKTLEKNKLKAATDCISTFNGGHQAEVENFGGSKNTVDLNLRTCSCRMWDLSGIPCKHAVSAIFLKREDPDDYVAECYLKKTYMAIYSNLIMPVNGMDLWLRGEGPAMLPPQYTRQPGRPKTKRIKDSSEKAQGSGTKLGRVQKSLKCGNCGVLGHNIKTCHRHLPPKEKSSALNKRRKLNNGEGSETQQTKKGKKTTLTKNELRKKAKETAEYQRKKMASMKASRAAGTKSAPSSSRSVPPPPAPTRPPAPTRPATSATASSRPVQSSQASSTKAANSTRTSQRIRQNSGRGGGK, from the exons ATGTCCCTCGTAGAGGTAGACAATATGGTGAGGCAATTGGATCCAACATATGAAGGGCAGAGAATAGATTATTGGTATAGGATTGGTTCCGAGGATCAAACATTGACGAAGCTAAGTACTGATCTGGATGCCATTACAATGTGTTGCTGTGTACCTTCAATTAGGTTGGTGTTACTGTATTTAGATCATATGGAGCTGCATGGTGTGTATGGGGACAGCTTGGATGAAGTGTATGAAATGGAGGTCATCTTTTTTAGCCAAGCAGAATCTGGTGGGGTAGTTATAGAGGAACTGCCAGATAGCCCAAGAGAAATACCTCCTAGACCAGCAAAGAGAAACGCTGGGATAGTTATAAGAGAAGTCCAGGATATTGTGCCATTTCAACAGATGAAGGCTGCTAGTATTGGTCCGAATGACAAGGGTAAAGAAAAGGTTGATGAAAGGAGCAaccaaaactctagcggtatcgACTTTGATGATCTGCACGATATAGACATCCTAGATTTCATGCAAAGTTATGGTGGACAAGGGTTTGAAGATAatgaagaggatgaagaagatgatggatcTGATGGGAATAATGATGATGACTATAACCCTGAGTTGGATGATGAAGATTATGACCCTTATGGtatagatgatgatgatgatgatgatgttgagGGTATGGAAGGAAGTCAAGGAGCAGATGGTGGAAAGCAAACTGAAGATGGTGTAGGAACAAGCAGTCAATTACTTGTATTGGGGAGCAGAAATGCATATGCTGATTTGGAAGACAATGAGGACATGTTTGCTAATGTGGATTCGGATGAAGAGAGAATGGGACCTGCCGTAAACTCTGATGGGGAGCCTGAAGATGAATTCCCAGAATTTAACCCGAAGACAGACATGAAGAAACCTGAGTTCTGCAAAGGGATGAAATTTGCTAATGTAAGGATATTAAGAGCTGCATTGAGGGAGAAAGCAATTCAAGGTGGCTGGGAATACGTGTACCTCAAAAATGACAAGCAAAGATTAAGAGTGATATGCAAGGAGGATGACTGCCCCTTCGAGCTTTATGCATCAAAAATGCAACATGAGAACACACTCATGATCAAGACATATGAAAGTGAGCACAAGTGCACAAGAAAGTGGAACAACACAATGGTAAGGTCTAGATACTTGACTGTAAAATTCAAGGACAAGATTCAGCTTAATGAAAACTGGAACACAG GTTCTCTTGCCCAGACCATGTCTACGAAGATCAAGGCAAGGGTATCAAAGCAAATGGCCTATCGGGCTAAAAGGGCAGCTTTGTTGGAATTGGAGGGCTCTATTAGGGAACAATTTGCAAGGCTGGCAGACTATGGCAAAGAGCTGCAGCGGGTTGACCCAGCAACCACGATAGATATCAAGTGTGATTTCTCACACTCAAGCAGCCAACCCATTTTCAAGAGAATGTACATATGTCTGGGGGCCCTTAAGAATGGATTCAAGGCAGGTTGTAGGGCTGTTATAGGATTAGATGGTGCTCATCTAAAGAGTGCTTTTGGAGGGCAACTCTTGACAGCGGTTGGGATCGATGCCAACAACACCACATGGGTCATAGCATATGCAATGGTGGAGAATGAGACTAAAGATTCGTGGATTTGGTTTCTGCAGTTATTGGGAAAGGATTTGGATATGAATGATGGTGGAGCCGGGTGGACATTTATAAGTGACAAACAGAAGGGATTGATGCCTGCTTTTGATGAGGTGGTCCCCTTAGCACATATCAGATTCTGTGCGAGACATATGTGGACTAACTTCACAAAGTTATTTCCGGGGAAAGAGATGAAGGACCAGATGTGGAAGTGTGCTAAAGCAACCACAATGCCTTTCTATTTAAAAGAAATGGAAGATATGAAACAGTTGAATGAGAAGGCATATGATTGGATGAAAG AACCTGAAAGGCCCCCAAAACATTGGTGCAGGGCTTTCTTTAACACTGCACAGCTGTGTGACATTCTAATCAATAACTTGTGCGAGAGTTTTAATGGATGGATAAGAGACGCTAGGGGTAAGCCACCTCTGTCCATGTTTGAAGAAATCCGGGTGAAGCTAATGACAAGGATTCAGCTTAGAAGGGAAAAAATGCAAGCTTACCATGGCAACATTTGCCCCAAGGCAAGGAAAACACTTGAAAAGAATAAGTTGAAAGCAGCTACAGACTGTATTTCTACCTTCAATGGAGGTCACCAAGCTGAAGTTGAGAACTTTGGTGGCTCTAAGAATACTGTGGACCTGAATCTAAGGACATGTTCTTGTCGAATGTGGGACTTGTCGGGAATTCCTTGCAAACATGCAGTCTCGGCTATTTTCCTGAAGAGGGAGGACCCGGATGATTACGTTGCTGAATGCTACCTCAAGAAGACCTATATGGCAATATACAGCAACCTCATAATGCCTGTTAATGGTATGGATCTTTGGTTAAGAGGTGAAGGACCAGCAATGTTACCTCCCCAATATACAAGACAGCCGGGCCgaccaaaaacaaagaggaTTAAAGACTCTTCAGAGAAAGCTCAGGGATCTGGTACTAAACTAGGAAGAGTACAGAAATCACTAAAGTGTGGCAATTGTGGGGTCCTAGGTCACAATATTAAGACATGCCATCGGCATCTGCCACCAAAGGAGAAGAGTTCTGCCCTTAATAAAAGGAGGAAGCTAAACAACGGGGAGGGTTCTGAAACTCAG CAGaccaagaagggaaaaaaaacaaccttgacAAAGAATGAATTGAGGAAGAAAGCCAAAGAAACAGCCGAGTATCAAAGG AAGAAGATGGCTTCCATGAAGGCCTCAAGAGCAGCAGGAACCAAATCTGCCCCATCAAGCTCAAGGAGTGTACCACCACCACCTGCCCCAACAAGGCCACCTGCCCCAACAAGGCCAGCAACATCAGCAACTGCCAGTTCAAGGCCTGTACAAAGTTCTCAAGCATCCAGCACCAAGGCTGCAAACTCAACTAGAACCTCGCAaagaattagacaaaactcAGGTAGAGGAGGTGGGAAATAG
- the LOC133746407 gene encoding uncharacterized protein LOC133746407 isoform X2, giving the protein MSLVEVDNMVRQLDPTYEGQRIDYWYRIGSEDQTLTKLSTDLDAITMCCCVPSIRLVLLYLDHMELHGVYGDSLDEVYEMEVIFFSQAESGGVVIEELPDSPREIPPRPAKRNAGIVIREVQDIVPFQQMKAASIGPNDKGKEKVDERSNQNSSGIDFDDLHDIDILDFMQSYGGQGFEDNEEDEEDDGSDGNNDDDYNPELDDEDYDPYGIDDDDDDDVEGMEGSQGADGGKQTEDGVGTSSQLLVLGSRNAYADLEDNEDMFANVDSDEERMGPAVNSDGEPEDEFPEFNPKTDMKKPEFCKGMKFANVRILRAALREKAIQGGWEYVYLKNDKQRLRVICKEDDCPFELYASKMQHENTLMIKTYESEHKCTRKWNNTMVRSRYLTVKFKDKIQLNENWNTGSLAQTMSTKIKARVSKQMAYRAKRAALLELEGSIREQFARLADYGKELQRVDPATTIDIKCDFSHSSSQPIFKRMYICLGALKNGFKAGCRAVIGLDGAHLKSAFGGQLLTAVGIDANNTTWVIAYAMVENETKDSWIWFLQLLGKDLDMNDGGAGWTFISDKQKGLMPAFDEVVPLAHIRFCARHMWTNFTKLFPGKEMKDQMWKCAKATTMPFYLKEMEDMKQLNEKAYDWMKEPERPPKHWCRAFFNTAQLCDILINNLCESFNGWIRDARGKPPLSMFEEIRVKLMTRIQLRREKMQAYHGNICPKARKTLEKNKLKAATDCISTFNGGHQAEVENFGGSKNTVDLNLRTCSCRMWDLSGIPCKHAVSAIFLKREDPDDYVAECYLKKTYMAIYSNLIMPVNGMDLWLRGEGPAMLPPQYTRQPGRPKTKRIKDSSEKAQGSGTKLGRVQKSLKCGNCGVLGHNIKTCHRHLPPKEKSSALNKRRKLNNGEGSETQTKKGKKTTLTKNELRKKAKETAEYQRKKMASMKASRAAGTKSAPSSSRSVPPPPAPTRPPAPTRPATSATASSRPVQSSQASSTKAANSTRTSQRIRQNSGRGGGK; this is encoded by the exons ATGTCCCTCGTAGAGGTAGACAATATGGTGAGGCAATTGGATCCAACATATGAAGGGCAGAGAATAGATTATTGGTATAGGATTGGTTCCGAGGATCAAACATTGACGAAGCTAAGTACTGATCTGGATGCCATTACAATGTGTTGCTGTGTACCTTCAATTAGGTTGGTGTTACTGTATTTAGATCATATGGAGCTGCATGGTGTGTATGGGGACAGCTTGGATGAAGTGTATGAAATGGAGGTCATCTTTTTTAGCCAAGCAGAATCTGGTGGGGTAGTTATAGAGGAACTGCCAGATAGCCCAAGAGAAATACCTCCTAGACCAGCAAAGAGAAACGCTGGGATAGTTATAAGAGAAGTCCAGGATATTGTGCCATTTCAACAGATGAAGGCTGCTAGTATTGGTCCGAATGACAAGGGTAAAGAAAAGGTTGATGAAAGGAGCAaccaaaactctagcggtatcgACTTTGATGATCTGCACGATATAGACATCCTAGATTTCATGCAAAGTTATGGTGGACAAGGGTTTGAAGATAatgaagaggatgaagaagatgatggatcTGATGGGAATAATGATGATGACTATAACCCTGAGTTGGATGATGAAGATTATGACCCTTATGGtatagatgatgatgatgatgatgatgttgagGGTATGGAAGGAAGTCAAGGAGCAGATGGTGGAAAGCAAACTGAAGATGGTGTAGGAACAAGCAGTCAATTACTTGTATTGGGGAGCAGAAATGCATATGCTGATTTGGAAGACAATGAGGACATGTTTGCTAATGTGGATTCGGATGAAGAGAGAATGGGACCTGCCGTAAACTCTGATGGGGAGCCTGAAGATGAATTCCCAGAATTTAACCCGAAGACAGACATGAAGAAACCTGAGTTCTGCAAAGGGATGAAATTTGCTAATGTAAGGATATTAAGAGCTGCATTGAGGGAGAAAGCAATTCAAGGTGGCTGGGAATACGTGTACCTCAAAAATGACAAGCAAAGATTAAGAGTGATATGCAAGGAGGATGACTGCCCCTTCGAGCTTTATGCATCAAAAATGCAACATGAGAACACACTCATGATCAAGACATATGAAAGTGAGCACAAGTGCACAAGAAAGTGGAACAACACAATGGTAAGGTCTAGATACTTGACTGTAAAATTCAAGGACAAGATTCAGCTTAATGAAAACTGGAACACAG GTTCTCTTGCCCAGACCATGTCTACGAAGATCAAGGCAAGGGTATCAAAGCAAATGGCCTATCGGGCTAAAAGGGCAGCTTTGTTGGAATTGGAGGGCTCTATTAGGGAACAATTTGCAAGGCTGGCAGACTATGGCAAAGAGCTGCAGCGGGTTGACCCAGCAACCACGATAGATATCAAGTGTGATTTCTCACACTCAAGCAGCCAACCCATTTTCAAGAGAATGTACATATGTCTGGGGGCCCTTAAGAATGGATTCAAGGCAGGTTGTAGGGCTGTTATAGGATTAGATGGTGCTCATCTAAAGAGTGCTTTTGGAGGGCAACTCTTGACAGCGGTTGGGATCGATGCCAACAACACCACATGGGTCATAGCATATGCAATGGTGGAGAATGAGACTAAAGATTCGTGGATTTGGTTTCTGCAGTTATTGGGAAAGGATTTGGATATGAATGATGGTGGAGCCGGGTGGACATTTATAAGTGACAAACAGAAGGGATTGATGCCTGCTTTTGATGAGGTGGTCCCCTTAGCACATATCAGATTCTGTGCGAGACATATGTGGACTAACTTCACAAAGTTATTTCCGGGGAAAGAGATGAAGGACCAGATGTGGAAGTGTGCTAAAGCAACCACAATGCCTTTCTATTTAAAAGAAATGGAAGATATGAAACAGTTGAATGAGAAGGCATATGATTGGATGAAAG AACCTGAAAGGCCCCCAAAACATTGGTGCAGGGCTTTCTTTAACACTGCACAGCTGTGTGACATTCTAATCAATAACTTGTGCGAGAGTTTTAATGGATGGATAAGAGACGCTAGGGGTAAGCCACCTCTGTCCATGTTTGAAGAAATCCGGGTGAAGCTAATGACAAGGATTCAGCTTAGAAGGGAAAAAATGCAAGCTTACCATGGCAACATTTGCCCCAAGGCAAGGAAAACACTTGAAAAGAATAAGTTGAAAGCAGCTACAGACTGTATTTCTACCTTCAATGGAGGTCACCAAGCTGAAGTTGAGAACTTTGGTGGCTCTAAGAATACTGTGGACCTGAATCTAAGGACATGTTCTTGTCGAATGTGGGACTTGTCGGGAATTCCTTGCAAACATGCAGTCTCGGCTATTTTCCTGAAGAGGGAGGACCCGGATGATTACGTTGCTGAATGCTACCTCAAGAAGACCTATATGGCAATATACAGCAACCTCATAATGCCTGTTAATGGTATGGATCTTTGGTTAAGAGGTGAAGGACCAGCAATGTTACCTCCCCAATATACAAGACAGCCGGGCCgaccaaaaacaaagaggaTTAAAGACTCTTCAGAGAAAGCTCAGGGATCTGGTACTAAACTAGGAAGAGTACAGAAATCACTAAAGTGTGGCAATTGTGGGGTCCTAGGTCACAATATTAAGACATGCCATCGGCATCTGCCACCAAAGGAGAAGAGTTCTGCCCTTAATAAAAGGAGGAAGCTAAACAACGGGGAGGGTTCTGAAACTCAG accaagaagggaaaaaaaacaaccttgacAAAGAATGAATTGAGGAAGAAAGCCAAAGAAACAGCCGAGTATCAAAGG AAGAAGATGGCTTCCATGAAGGCCTCAAGAGCAGCAGGAACCAAATCTGCCCCATCAAGCTCAAGGAGTGTACCACCACCACCTGCCCCAACAAGGCCACCTGCCCCAACAAGGCCAGCAACATCAGCAACTGCCAGTTCAAGGCCTGTACAAAGTTCTCAAGCATCCAGCACCAAGGCTGCAAACTCAACTAGAACCTCGCAaagaattagacaaaactcAGGTAGAGGAGGTGGGAAATAG
- the LOC133743381 gene encoding receptor-like protein 53, giving the protein METQLVELCLKAACESRDTVEKWRRQRRSLEHLPSQLADALLRRLISRRLLFPSLLEVFKHSAEEIDLRGDNNVDAEWFAYIGAFRHLRSLNVSGCRKLTSSALWAVAGMESLRELDLSRCSKVNDAGIRHLSSVTTLEKLWISETGVSAKGVKLLSSLGNLSVLDLGGLPVTDQALSSLQVLTKLQYLDLWGSNISDKGAALLHMFPRLSFLNLAWTSVTKLPNWLTLECLNMSNCTINLLEGDNSKAPLVKLIVSGATFGEEVADFHYIETTLLTFLDLSKSTILDFSFLSHLNALEHLDLSSTVIGDDSLQLIACIGVNLKYLDLNNTKVSSAGVGNLTGHVPNLQVLSISHTSVDDVTISYIGMMPSLKVIDLSNTNIKGVIYQAESVPVREPEPEPESVSVLTMSALQSLRHLERLNLADTQVMDAALYPLTSFPKLSHLSLKSASLTDISLNYVSSISKLTNVCIHDGVLTNSGLNSFKPPATLRMMDLRGCWLLTEDAITSFSKTHPQIEVWHDLVHISRSNQTVSNTAPSSRSTLKTSQVKKKHESIPMLECFLDQRLKYSREELLSMQFSSVSLAASIDRDIGICNTQSD; this is encoded by the exons ATGGAGACCCAACTGGTGGAGCTCTGCTTAAAAGCGGCGTGTGAAAGCAGAGACACCGTCGAGAAATGGCGGAGGCAGCGGCGGAGTCTGGAGCACTTGCCTTCTCAGCTCGCCGACGCTCTCCTCCGTCGCCTCATCTCTCGTCGCCTTCTCTTCCCTTCGTTGCTCGA GGTGTTCAAACACAGTGCAGAGGAGATTGATCTGAGAGGCGACAACAACGTTGACGCCGAATGGTTTGCATACATTGGAGCATTTCGTCACCTCCGAAGTTTAAATGTCTCTGGCTGCCGTAAACTCACAAGCTCAGCTCTTTGGGCTGTAGCAG GGATGGAGAGTTTAAGGGAGCTGGATCTTTCGAGATGCTCCAAGGTTAATGATGCTGGCATTAGGCATCTTTCATCTGTTACAACTTTGGAAAAGTTATGGATTTCGGAGACGGGGGTGTCTGCTAAAGGGGTTAAGCTTCTCTCTTCGCTTGGAAACTTGTCTGTTCTCGACTTGGGTGGTTTGCCTGTCACTGATCAAGCACTGAGTTCTCTCCAG GTACTTACTAAACTCCAGTACCTTGACCTTTGGGGGAGTAACATATCTGACAAGGGTGCTGCTCTTCTTCATATGTTCCCTAGGTTGAGTTTCCTCAATCTAGCTTGGACCAGCGTCACAAAGTTGCCAAATTGGTTAACCCTTGAATGCTTAAACATGAGTAACTGTACAATAAATCTACTTGAAGGAGATAATAGTAAAGCTCCTTTAGTCAAGCTTATTGTTTCTGGAGCTACATTTGGAGAAGAGGTTGCTGATTTCCATTATATAGAAACAACCCTTTTAACCTTTTTGGATCTTTCCAAGTCTACAATTCTAGACTTCAGCTTCTTATCTCATCTAAATGCTCTGGAACACTTGGATCTCAGCTCTACTGTGATAGGAGATGATTCGCTTCAACTTATTGCATGTATTGGAGTGAATTTGAAATATCTGGATCTTAACAACACCAAAGTAAGCTCTGCAGGAGTTGGAAATTTAACAGGGCATGTACCTAATCTTCAGGTTTTGTCTATATCACATACATCAGTAGATGATGTTACCATATCTTACATTGGCATGATGCCTTCTCTGAAGGTTATTGACTTGAGCAATACCAACATTAAAG GTGTCATTTACCAGGCAGAGTCTGTGCCTGTGCGTGAGCCTGAGCCAGAGCCTGAGTCAGTTTCAGTCCTCACAATGTCAGCACTTCAAAGTCTCAGGCATCTGGAAAGGTTGAATTTGGCAGATACACAAGTTATGGATGCAGCTCTATACCCTTTAACAAGCTTCCCAAAGTTAAGCCATTTATCTCTTAAAAGCGCTTCTCTTACAGACATCTCCCTTAACTACGTGTCATCCATATCAAAGCTGACAAATGTCTGCATTCATGATGGTGTTCTGACAAACTCTGGGCTCAATTCATTCAAACCCCCAGCAACTCTTAGAATGATGGACCTGAGGGGTTGTTGGCTCTTAACTGAGGATGCTATCACATCCTTTTCTAAAACTCACCCCCAGATTGAAGTATGGCATGATCTTGTTCACATCTCACGATCGAACCAGACTGTTTCTAATACTGCACCGTCTTCAAGATCAACTTTGAAGACTTCAcaagtgaagaagaagcatGAAAGTATTCCCATGTTGGAATGTTTTTTAG ATCAAAGATTGAAGTATAGCAGAGAAGAGCTCCTTTCCATGCAGTTCTCGTCTGTTTCCCTTGCAGCTTCTATTGATAGAGACATTGGAATATGCAACACACAATCGGATTAA